A single Actinomadura algeriensis DNA region contains:
- a CDS encoding spore-associated protein A gives MNVKRKLVSAGALAAVTAATVGAMAAPAQAAAYNGVCGSGYRVIDKLELLRGTVYLTYNGGWNCVVTVADSGAHDSKPMAAFLKRSSDSEFVRDDDYYRYYAGPVYRYAPSQCIDWGGRIGLDSDSAWGDHCG, from the coding sequence ATGAACGTCAAGCGAAAGCTGGTGAGCGCCGGCGCGCTCGCGGCCGTGACCGCCGCGACCGTGGGAGCCATGGCGGCCCCGGCCCAGGCCGCCGCGTACAACGGCGTCTGCGGCAGCGGCTACCGGGTCATCGACAAGCTGGAACTGCTTCGCGGCACCGTCTACCTGACCTACAACGGCGGCTGGAACTGCGTCGTGACCGTCGCCGACAGCGGCGCCCACGACTCCAAGCCCATGGCGGCGTTCCTCAAGCGCTCCAGCGACTCGGAGTTCGTGCGGGACGACGACTACTACCGGTACTACGCCGGGCCCGTGTACCGGTACGCCCCGAGCCAGTGCATCGACTGGGGCGGCAGGATCGGCCTGGACTCCGACTCCGCGTGGGGAGACCACTGCGGCTGA